The genomic stretch ATGCCtgtatatatttattatttagtTGGATATCCAAGATGGTTCCCAATATTGCCATTCGCCATTGTCTTGTGAATCCACCCATAAAAACCCATTCATAATCATTTCATCAATGACAGTTTTACATCGCACTTTATCCCAACCATAATTATCTCTTAATAATCTATAAGTGACATAACCTCCCATAAATTCACAAAGttcataaatttttaattgatcattAGATAAGTTTTCTGTAGATGAAAATTTTAACCATTTCTTCCcatttataatcaatatttcaTAACCTTTCCCTAAAGTGTTTAGATTATTTAATGAACTTTCAATGTCTTTTTCCAGTACTACCAATGATATTCCTTCTGTTTCACATGAATTCTGTAATGTGgaaattaattcttttagTGATATCAACCCACCATTCAAATCACGAGTTTGTTGacatatttcaattattttcaCCGCTAAAGCAACCCCGAAATTTGTCGCAACAACATTGCTTCTTTTGtaattactactactattactactactattactattactagTACCACCGTTTCTATCATTTTGTGATgtgtataataataaatctaaAGGGTCAATACCTATCAGTTGAACAATTTGAgtgaatttatttttgaattctaAATTCAGGGATATTTCATCACCATGATCATTAgcaaaatttattaatgcCGATTGAAATACTTGTAATTGGGTTGATAATTGGTTTGAATGTTGTTCATTCAATGATTTACCTAATTGTAAATAGGCATCTCTATCGGTATTAGTGGTGTTGGAATGATTCATAATAGTATAGTTAAGTGATAGGAAGATAGATaaagatttgatttctcttttaatcaaaatcaGAAAGGAAGGCTAAAAAAATAGTATGGCTCAAATTCCgcaccaagaaaaaaaagaaatattcaACCATCCACCCACCCacccacacacacaaagtattgatttttgtCCCGAGCCAACGATCTAAACAAAAACGTACTCAGAATACTGAGCTGTAAATCTACCACCTaacaaatatcaattacaaTTCAAGTCTCCATACTAATGGCAAGAACATATGTAAATCTTGATACTCCTGTTGCAATATATAGCTATTCATTGACCATACAGAGCCTACATGAGTAACTCTAGTGTCACATGACAAAGCCTTAAACTTAATTCAAAACACCAATATGGTTAAATGAATATTTACAAACTTGGAAGTGGCCCAAAATCACTCATTTATGGTTGTCaaccaaacaaaaacatTTGGAAGTGATGAAGACAGTTCTTTCAAGCGGTCAAATTTGGACAGCAATTATCAGGTCGTTTGAACAATCTACtgagttaaaaaaaaaaaagagctCGAATCAAAGCCTACTTTTATTGTCTATTTGACCATCGGTTATTGTATATCCTATTTactaatcaaaatattaaaatttatcCATCAACTTGTGgtatataataatattttgtaGGTTATCAAAAGTTTTTACTTGAGAATTGATTGCAAAATTATCATGAAAATGATTCATACTGAGTAAGTGGacccaaaaaaacaaaaaaataacccCAGTTAGATCGTGTTAGTTACAATATTATAGTATTGGTTTTGTTACAATGATGGCCTGTGTCACGACACAGCAAACCTCAGTGCGTACGTTCAGCAGTTAATTTaagataatttataatatagTAATTTTTATGAGATTTCCATTAGTATTCAATTCCTCTGACTCAAGTTGAATCATTATTCATAAATGATTACACATTTAACTCCTTTTACCAGTGATAATATTCACCTTAAATGCTCTCAAGTATATAGTACTTTCATTTCTCTGATTAAACctatataatataaaataattctttttcttcttctaaataTTTCTCTTAAATAAAGTAGTTTATGTGCAAAATAGAATGGATATGTGTCCACCAATTCTTATTACACTTACTCTAAGTTTCTGTTACCCTAAAATGTCGTAGATAATTACTTGCAGTCGTTGTGCATCATTTGTAAGAGGTTGAGTAATTGTCTAGATGTCGCACTTGACATGATCAACCTGTATTCGCGGTACTGTTGGCTGAGTGTGTGACATATACTATCAATTTACACTATAATTGGTTTCAGATTGGCAGTGGTTGTTGATTCATGTAGTTGAGTTTAATGTTGTTAGTAGTGTACTTTCCACAATTGATCTAGAATACACGCACAGATAGAATTGTTagaaagatttttttttttttgttttcaactCCATTAATCAAGTTtaaccttttttttttttacaagTTTCAAGACATCCACCATCAATGCTAAGTAGAAGAACAATAACTAGGAAACTAAATAAAGGtgtttcaaaatctttacTATCATTTGCAAGATATAATCATTCCATAACCAGTACCACGACACCGGCATCACTGCAACCGCATATTGAATTAACCACATTTGCCAATGGATTGAGATTAATTACTGATTCTACACCGGGACATTTCAGTGCTGTTGGAGCGTATATTGATGCTGGTTCAAGATACGAAGATCCTAAGGCACCAGGATTATCTTATTTGCGCGATAGATTATCCTGGAAATCAACAGAAGATTTTACGGGGCAACAAATGTTGGAAAATTTATCGAAATTGGGTGGTAATTATATGAGTTCGGCTCAAAGAGAATCAATGATTTATCAAGCATCTGTTTTtaataaagatattgataGAATGGTTGGTATGATTGGACAAACCATCAGATATCCTATTTTCAGTGATCAAGAATTCCAAGAAGCATTACAAACCGCTGAATATGAAGTAGCAGAATTGGCATACAAAtctgatttatatttaccTGAAGAATTACATACTGTGGCGTATAAGGAAAACACTTTAGGACTACCATTATTCATCCCTCAGGAAAGAATCCCCTTGGTATCTAAATCAGACgttattgattataataataagttTTTCCAACCACAAAACACTGTCATTGCCATGGTTGGTGTTCCTCATGAATATGCATTGAAACTAATTATGGAAAATTTTGGTGATTGGGCAAatacaaccacaacaaaaccaaatccAGGAATTAAGAATTATACTGGTGGTGAAATTTCATTACCTTATACTCCACCATTATATGCCAATTTACCTGAATTATatcatattcaaattgGATTCGAAACCACGGGACTTTTAAATGACGATTTATATGCTTTAGCCActttacaaaaattattaggTGGTGGCTCTTCATTTTCCGCTGGAGGTCCTGGAAAGGGGATGTTTTCTCGATTATATACTAAAGTATTGAACAAATATccatttgttgaaaattgtaTGAGTTTCAATCATTCTTATATTGATAGTGGTATTTTCGGTATAACATTATCTTTAGTCCCTGAAGCTGCTCATGTTTCATCACAAATCATTGCTCATGAATTGAGTCAATTGTTAGTCACAGAAGAATCACAAGGCGGAATGAATGCAAAAGAGGTTCAACGTGctaaaaatcaattaattagttcattattaatgaatgtTGAAAGTAAATTGGCAAGATTAGAAGATTTGGGTCGTCAAATACAATGTCAAGGGAAAATCACTACTATTGATGAAATGgttgataaaattaatcGTTTAACTATAaaagatttacaaaatgTTGCAGAAAAAGTATTGACAGGTAAGGTTATAACTTCTAATGGTGGTACTAGTTTGGGTCTTCCATCAATTGTTATGCAAGGAGAAAGAGAAACTTTTGGTGATGTGGAATTTATTCTTCGAAGATATGGATTAGGTAATTACAAAGGTCCAGAAATCACGGAACCAAGAGATTTCAGTAGtaatcaaaatgaaaagaagaaaaagagtcGTTGGTTTTAGATGAAGTGGAATACCATTCTTGTATATATACATGTATTTACaccaaaaaattataatagaTACACATAGATAgataaattatattatttttattacaTGATATCGATGTAtaatatgtatatatgtatattttTAAGGTCTATTTGCTTTAAACTTGTAATCGTTCACGTAATTCCAATACTTCTTTTTGTAACATTAACATTGATTCTTTCATTTCGATGTTTTCTCGTtgtattgattttaattgtaaatctttttcaatattttcattatgaATTATATCAATAGTACTTTTATAatgattaattttattttgataatcaaaATTCTCATCATTATAACGTTTACTCAATTGTGATTCATTTTCCACTCtaatttccaattgtttaattgatcgttgtaaatttttaatcGTTTTATCAGCTTCAtgtttttcattcaatgcTCCATCTAATGCCTTGGATAATGTATCAACTTTAGATTCCcaatattttaattgttcattactgtataatttttcttctaaatcAGAAACTTTAAgatttaattctttattaGTCTTTACGAGACTGaaattttcttcctttgtcactaataattcatttcttaatttttgttgatctCGAATATCAAAACTTGTAGACATTTTCAGTTGATTTAATTCAGTTTTAATGGCTTCAGAATCTTCTCGTTGATTTTCTAAATgttttttcaagaaatttaaTTCTCCATGTGCTTGTTTTAATTCAGTAGttgttgaatcaaatttattggtCATGATTTGTAAATCATTTTGTAAAGTTTCCTTATCcttcaataatttatctCTTTCAATGGAAATCTCATCAACCAATTCTTTCAACCCAGAAATTTGTTTCGTACAATTGACTATCTTCCTttcatttatcaatttctcattttccaattgtcgattattattagttaattcatcaatctTATTCTGTAATTTTTCCTCTTGAAgaatcaattcttcaacttcattttgtaaattgttCTTAACTAATAAAACATCTTCATAATCCAATTGTAACTTTTTATTctctttaattaatttagtCTCAATATCAGTTTTGAAATCTAAATCCCTattcaaattcttgatttcttctttgagTTTCTCATTAAGTTCCTTATtctcaaaatttttcaaatgataGTTTAATTTGTCTTgtatttgtttgatttccTCTTTATTTGCATCTAATTGAtggtttttttcttcaattgttgcCTCTAAATTTCCAACTTTGATTCTAAAATCTTTAATCAAAATCTGTGTTGTTCTTAATTCTTCTCTAACTAATAACAATTGGCTTCTAGattctttcatttctttaGTTGCTTGTTCTTCATGTCGTTTGGAAATTGCAATGGCCGATTCAGCtaattctaatttcttATAGTACTCATCCGACCGTTTCTTGTATATCTCTAAACTTTCATTGATATCCTTATTTCTTGACAATAAAGTTTCGTGCTTAACTTTCAATTGCGCCAAATCCTGTTCATAATCATGAACACTGGTTTTATAATTCTCTTGTTTGACTTGATACAATTCATCTTCTGATTCACGCAATAATGCTTTCAATCTTAAAATTTCTGTTTTTGATCCATTCAACTCTTCTCTAGTGGATTTTAAAGTCTTTGTTATGTCTTGAtatatttgaatataatCTTGAGATACTCCACGCATATTATGGAATGCAGTTATACTTTCACTTTTCACTAACGAGTTTCTAGCTGAAGAAGAGGTACTTCCACCACCGCTACCACCATTAGAAGAACGTGATTCCCAATCATCGTCGTTATCATCTAAATGGTGATCTTCATAATCTCCACCAGAATTGGCAAGTAATCTCCCAATTTTAGTTTCTAATTGTGTAATTCTCTTTTGCGaatcattatattttttctcATAATCAGTATTGGTATTTAATCCTCGTGTGgtcaataatttatttaatttcttttgtaaTTCAATGGCATAATTCTCTGCACGTTGGAAATTGCCTTGTTCTTGCTgtaattgaaatttcaaattttcaatctctttattaaaagaatcCACCGTGTTAGTTATCATTGATTTATCACCAATGGCCAAAGATCTTCTCTTTGGTGTTAAGTCCATACTAGTTAAAGACCCATTCATGATTCGTTCTTTCAACATTTGTAATTCCTCCAgtaatttcttgttttcaAACTTTTCTTTCCTCAATGATGCAGTCTGTTCATTcactttcaatttcatatGGGTAAACTCTTCCATAAATTGAGGGTTCGGTGGTTGATTTTCCTTTTCAATCTCTTTAGATTTGGCTTCTTCAGTGACTTGGTTCAACTTGGTGCTCAATTCAGTTATTCTGGTGCTATACTCTGTATTTGTTTGCttcatttgtttcaattccGTTTGTAATCTATTATAGTCAGCTTCAATTGAACTATATTCCTCAATTTTTTTCgataattgttgtttagCCGATTCAATTTCTGCAACATACTTTGATTCATTGGATTTCAAACTTGATAATTCTTTTGTAGATTGGTCCAATTGAGTGATCTTAGTATTGCTGCTAGCGAGTTCagctttcaattttttaatctctgatttatattgatcaatttcttgGGATTTCTTCTCAACTTTGCCTTTCAACAAAGTAACTTTCTCTCTagcttcttcaattttcgATTCATATCTAGATTTGTaatcttcatcttttttcaattgaatttgtaaTGAATCAATAGTGCGTTGTGAATCCTTTTGCTTTCTTTCGTAATCACTGcataattcttttaatttcataatttcattttgcAATTTCCCATGTTCACTCAGAATCACATCTTTACTTGAATTCAAATCTGcttgtaattttttattcaaattttccaatCGCAgaactttttcatttaaatcttcaatCAGTTTATCGTGcatttgtttaaatttcaacaattccTTACTATGGtcttgttttaattttgtaatctctttcaattgttgttttaaattGGACAATTCCGATTGTGCTGAATCATGTAGTTTATTCAAAGAgtttaattcttcaactttTGCGTTATGCTTATCATGAAGTTCTAAAGAACGGCGAGTTAACTTTTCATGTTCATTGATTAAatcttgattttgtttttcaaaatctttcaactttatttccaaagtttcaattctatgctttgatttattttctgTTAATCTCAATTGAGATAATTTGTCATCTTTTTCCTTTGCAATTGAAGTAATATTAATCATTTCATCCTGtaaattattcatttgttCTCGTAGCTTTTCATTATCCGTTTCAAGACCTTTTGTAAGTTTTTCTGaatctttcaatttcacAGTTAAAGTTTGcaaattttcttgtaatttcTTAGAGTCTAATACTTTAGCAGAATCTTCAAGTAATGGTTTCACATGGAAAAACAATCTCATCCAAGGACTATtagatttgatttcatctAACGTCACCATGGTTCTTGAAATGATTTGTGCGGATTgaatttctttgattttctGTTTCAAAACTAATCTGGTTAAATTACCTCTTATAACTTTTTGCAAATCAGTGaaaatattcttcaatGCTAAATCACGaataatttccaatttccCTAATATaccatttttgaaaaaaatcttgGTAAGCCCAACTTTGAAATCTTCAGGGTTTAATTTgacaaatttcaaaattatttcaCAATTAGTTTTGTTCTGTGGAGAAGAAAGTTCATTATCACAAATGATCGAGTACCGTTGAATAAATTCGTCAAACATCATTCTATTAGGGTATCCTGCCCTAGTGATTCTAATACCTTCCAAAACCCCATTACATCTTAATTGACCAAGTAccaaatttttatcaaactTGTTGGCCCGCTTCTCTAGATTCGGTAATATACAACGCACAAAATGAGGTTCAGTTGATTCTAACTGATCCATTAAcgttttcaattgatctttATGCTTTTGTGAAGCAGTTTTGAGTTTGgaattaccaccaccatttgTCTGTGGTCTATTAATATGAGGATCGTTTATAAACATATCtgcaatcaattcattttggGAATCAGgcaataaattcaaaatactTTCACTTATAGGATCAGTATTTTTCTGTAACCAGTTTTCCACATTATATTCTACTTTACCAGCgtaatgatgaattataaacccatttttgaatttattctcagaaaattttttatgaGTATTTGAGAAATTTTTCGATAATTTTTCCATAAAAGATGCATCAGATGATTTAGGCATCAAACATTCTTCGTCTAACAATTTCAAGATACCCATAGGTTGCTTGGTctcaatcaaatcaattgttggtTGTAAATCTTGACCAAAATCTATAAACTCccaattgatattttctCGTAAATATTCACTTTGTTctaaaataaatgaatgatgattgaaaaattgttgtaatttttcattagtGTAATTGATACATAATTGTTCAAAGGAGTTAATATcgaaaatttcaaacccAGCAATATCTAAAACaccaatgaaaaaattgttatcgttgttattgttggcGGTGTTATCGTCTCCATTATGGCTTTGATCCAATTTCtcattgattttggtaatgatgaattgaaacaacttttcatataaatatttagcAAAGGCGTCGAT from Candida albicans SC5314 chromosome 5, complete sequence encodes the following:
- the MAS2 gene encoding mitochondrial-processing protease subunit alpha (Putative processing peptidase, catalytic (alpha) subunit; protein level decreases in stationary phase cultures), which codes for MLSRRTITRKLNKGVSKSLLSFARYNHSITSTTTPASSQPHIELTTFANGLRLITDSTPGHFSAVGAYIDAGSRYEDPKAPGLSYLRDRLSWKSTEDFTGQQMLENLSKLGGNYMSSAQRESMIYQASVFNKDIDRMVGMIGQTIRYPIFSDQEFQEALQTAEYEVAELAYKSDLYLPEELHTVAYKENTLGLPLFIPQERIPLVSKSDVIDYNNKFFQPQNTVIAMVGVPHEYALKLIMENFGDWANTTTTKPNPGIKNYTGGEISLPYTPPLYANLPELYHIQIGFETTGLLNDDLYALATLQKLLGGGSSFSAGGPGKGMFSRLYTKVLNKYPFVENCMSFNHSYIDSGIFGITLSLVPEAAHVSSQIIAHELSQLLVTEESQGGMNAKEVQRAKNQLISSLLMNVESKLARLEDLGRQIQCQGKITTIDEMVDKINRLTIKDLQNVAEKVLTGKVITSNGGTSLGLPSIVMQGERETFGDVEFILRRYGLGNYKGPEITEPRDFSSNQNEKKKKSRWF
- the MYO1 gene encoding myosin 1 (Component of actomyosin ring at neck of newly-emerged bud), yielding MVTSSTANDNNNEDPIISKNWVWVPNQQDLFTKGYITDYLPDGKCKVNVVKGQESSHDSTIIVDQDKLENCNPVKFNKCEDMAELTHLNEPSVVYNLYLRYLDDLIYTYSGLFLVAINPYKSLPIYNQSILMKYHQYNNVTTNKNDYKSKNASNSNNNNKGQSPPHIFAVAESTFRNLLSNKKDQSILVTGESGAGKTENTKKIIQYLSSITSGSHTNKVDHNNSIDTKILQANPILESFGNAKTIKNNNSSRFGKFIQIYFSNTGEISGANINYYLLEKSRVISQSNQERNYHIFYQFLKGYENLPSLGLNKDMSTYNYLSGGKLTINNVDDFKEFNLLVEAFKIMGFTTNKMNFIYQVLAIILHLGNITFTSWKSEQANFTNDSPIDRICELLAVDKDLFVQNLLRPKVKAGREFITKSKKPNEVKFAIDAFAKYLYEKLFQFIITKINEKLDQSHNGDDNTANNNNDNNFFIGVLDIAGFEIFDINSFEQLCINYTNEKLQQFFNHHSFILEQSEYLRENINWEFIDFGQDLQPTIDLIETKQPMGILKLLDEECLMPKSSDASFMEKLSKNFSNTHKKFSENKFKNGFIIHHYAGKVEYNVENWLQKNTDPISESILNLLPDSQNELIADMFINDPHINRPQTNGGGNSKLKTASQKHKDQLKTLMDQLESTEPHFVRCILPNLEKRANKFDKNLVLGQLRCNGVLEGIRITRAGYPNRMMFDEFIQRYSIICDNELSSPQNKTNCEIILKFVKLNPEDFKVGLTKIFFKNGILGKLEIIRDLALKNIFTDLQKVIRGNLTRLVLKQKIKEIQSAQIISRTMVTLDEIKSNSPWMRLFFHVKPLLEDSAKVLDSKKLQENLQTLTVKLKDSEKLTKGLETDNEKLREQMNNLQDEMINITSIAKEKDDKLSQLRLTENKSKHRIETLEIKLKDFEKQNQDLINEHEKLTRRSLELHDKHNAKVEELNSLNKLHDSAQSELSNLKQQLKEITKLKQDHSKELLKFKQMHDKSIEDLNEKVSRLENLNKKLQADLNSSKDVISSEHGKLQNEIMKLKELCSDYERKQKDSQRTIDSLQIQLKKDEDYKSRYESKIEEAREKVTLLKGKVEKKSQEIDQYKSEIKKLKAELASSNTKITQLDQSTKELSSLKSNESKYVAEIESAKQQLSKKIEEYSSIEADYNRLQTELKQMKQTNTEYSTRITELSTKLNQVTEEAKSKEIEKENQPPNPQFMEEFTHMKLKVNEQTASLRKEKFENKKLSEELQMLKERIMNGSLTSMDLTPKRRSLAIGDKSMITNTVDSFNKEIENLKFQLQQEQGNFQRAENYAIELQKKLNKLLTTRGLNTNTDYEKKYNDSQKRITQLETKIGRLLANSGGDYEDHHLDDNDDDWESRSSNGGSGGGSTSSSARNSLVKSESITAFHNMRGVSQDYIQIYQDITKTLKSTREELNGSKTEILRLKALLRESEDELYQVKQENYKTSVHDYEQDLAQLKVKHETLLSRNKDINESLEIYKKRSDEYYKKLELAESAIAISKRHEEQATKEMKESRSQLLLVREELRTTQILIKDFRIKVGNLEATIEEKNHQLDANKEEIKQIQDKLNYHLKNFENKELNEKLKEEIKNLNRDLDFKTDIETKLIKENKKLQLDYEDVLLVKNNLQNEVEELILQEEKLQNKIDELTNNNRQLENEKLINERKIVNCTKQISGLKELVDEISIERDKLLKDKETLQNDLQIMTNKFDSTTTELKQAHGELNFLKKHLENQREDSEAIKTELNQSKMSTSFDIRDQQKLRNELLVTKEENFSLVKTNKELNLKVSDLEEKLYSNEQLKYWESKVDTLSKALDGALNEKHEADKTIKNLQRSIKQLEIRVENESQLSKRYNDENFDYQNKINHYKSTIDIIHNENIEKDLQLKSIQRENIEMKESMLMLQKEVLELRERLQV
- the VPS22 gene encoding ESCRT-II subunit protein (ESCRT-II complex protein with a role in multivesicular body (MVB) trafficking; required for processing of Rim8p; Hap43p-repressed gene), with translation MNHSNTTNTDRDAYLQLGKSLNEQHSNQLSTQLQVFQSALINFANDHGDEISSNLEFKNKFTQIVQSIGIDPLDLLLYTSQNDRNGGTSNSNSSSNSSSNYKRSNVVATNFGVALAVKIIEICQQTRDLNGGLISLKELISTLQNSCETEGISLVVSEKDIESSLNNLNTLGKGYEILIINGKKWLKFSSTENLSNDQLKIYELCEFMGGYVTYRLLRDNYGWDKVRCKTVIDEMIMNGFLWVDSQDNGEWQYWEPSWISN